From a single Leishmania infantum JPCM5 genome chromosome 36 genomic region:
- a CDS encoding putative translation elongation factor 1-beta — protein MSTLKEVNGRLNAQPFVSGFSPSSEDARIFNEMFGSNVNVIQWVARMASYYQAERDEILNAGTEKKATESAKKAAAPAPAAAAAAEEEDDIDLFGETTEEEKAALEAKKAKDAEKKKAKTDVIAKSSILFDIKAWDDTIDLEALAQKLHAIQRDGLIWGDHKLVPVAFGVKKLQQLIVIEDDKVSGDDLEEMIMGFEDEVQSMDIVAWNKI, from the coding sequence ATGTCCACCCTCAAGGAAGTCAACGGCCGTCTGAACGCGCAGCCGTTCGTGTCGGGCTTCTCCCCTAGCTCCGAGGATGCTCGCATCTTCAACGAGATGTTCGGCAGTAACGTGAACGTGATCCAGTGGGTGGCCCGCATGGCCTCCTACTACCAGGCCGAGCGCGATGAGATCCTCAACGCCGGTACCGAGAAGAAGGCGACTGAGTCCGCAAAgaaggccgccgccccggctcctgccgctgccgctgccgccgaggaggaggacgacatCGACCTGTTCGGCGagacgacggaggaggagaaggcagcgctggaggcgaagaaggcgaaggacgcggagaagaagaaggcgaagacggATGTGATTGCGAAGTCGTCGATCCTGTTCGATATCAAGGCGTGGGACGACACGATCGACCTggaggcgctcgcgcagAAGCTGCACGCGATCCAGCGCGACGGCCTGATCTGGGGTGACCACAAGCTGGTGCCCGTTGCGTTTGGCGTgaagaagctgcagcagctgatcgTCATTGAGGACGACAAGGTGTCCGGCGACGACCTGGAGGAGATGATCATGGGCTTCGAGGATGAGGTGCAGTCGATGGATATCGTCGCCTGGAACAAGATTTAA